In the Malaclemys terrapin pileata isolate rMalTer1 chromosome 12, rMalTer1.hap1, whole genome shotgun sequence genome, one interval contains:
- the LOC128846841 gene encoding WAP four-disulfide core domain protein 5-like — MKSVGVLFLLVGLLTLWTALPAATGQKRVKPGTCPTDDIRCIRAEPDECARDADCRGKKKCCHFFCAMRCVDPEKVKPGTCPADNIRCVRAEPDECARDADCRGKKKCCYSHCAMRCVYPAQA, encoded by the exons ATGAAGTCAGTGGGCGTCCTCTTCCTCCTCgtggggctcctcaccctctggACTGCGCTGCCGGCTGCCACTGGGCAGAAGCGAG TGAAACCTGGGACCTGCCCAACAGATGACATAAGGTGTATTCGGGCAGAACCTGATGAATGTGCCAGGGATGCTGActgcagaggaaaaaagaaatgctGTCATTTCTTTTGTGCCATGCGCTGTGTGGACCCAGAAAAAG TGAAACCTGGGACCTGCCCAGCAGATAACATAAGGTGTGTTCGGGCAGAACCTGACGAATGTGCCAGGGATGCTGActgcagaggaaaaaagaaatgctGTTATTCCCATTGTGCCATGCGCTGTGTGTACCCAGCACAAG CATAA